In Zhaonella formicivorans, one DNA window encodes the following:
- the ispD gene encoding 2-C-methyl-D-erythritol 4-phosphate cytidylyltransferase gives MSKVAAVVVAAGLGSRMGGDLAKQYLLLDNRPVLVHTLEVFEKCPAIQEVVLVVKKDEITRNQEIVQRYDLQKVKHVVGGGHERQNSVFNGLKALLPDGALVVVHDGVRPLLTEEKLLAVLEAGREYGAAVLGTPVKETIKQADKNSFVLNTPPRESLWSIQTPQVFHWEVLWPAMQKAMVCGFSSTDDAGIVEWDGKKVKIVEGDYENIKITTPVDLEIARMILERRKNEGRNRL, from the coding sequence GTGTCTAAAGTAGCAGCCGTTGTAGTGGCCGCAGGGCTTGGGAGCAGGATGGGCGGTGACTTGGCGAAGCAATATCTTCTATTAGATAATCGCCCGGTTTTGGTACATACTTTGGAAGTTTTTGAAAAGTGCCCGGCGATTCAAGAAGTGGTTCTGGTTGTAAAAAAAGATGAAATTACGAGGAATCAAGAAATCGTCCAGCGTTATGACCTGCAGAAGGTAAAGCATGTAGTCGGTGGGGGACATGAACGGCAGAACTCAGTATTCAACGGGCTGAAGGCCCTTTTGCCGGATGGTGCTTTGGTGGTCGTGCACGATGGGGTACGGCCACTTTTAACTGAGGAAAAGCTTTTGGCAGTACTGGAAGCAGGCCGGGAATATGGCGCTGCTGTTTTGGGCACACCTGTTAAAGAGACGATTAAACAAGCGGATAAAAACAGCTTCGTGCTTAACACTCCGCCGCGGGAGAGCCTGTGGTCCATTCAAACCCCCCAGGTTTTTCACTGGGAGGTACTTTGGCCTGCTATGCAAAAGGCCATGGTTTGCGGTTTCAGTTCCACAGACGATGCAGGTATAGTGGAATGGGACGGTAAAAAAGTTAAGATAGTTGAAGGCGATTACGAAAATATTAAGATCACCACCCCTGTGGACCTGGAGATTGCTCGTATGATCCTGGAGAGGAGAAAAAATGAGGGTAGGAATAGGCTATGA
- a CDS encoding PIN/TRAM domain-containing protein, with protein sequence MFEGIIRVVIMLSAAAGGVSLGLIFTGLWVDGPAEIKWALLGLLGIITGLIGYSFAPRLISIVVQTTKWFESRLQKTPTQDIVGGAIGLIIGLIIANLFGVSIYRLPLVGPYLAIAASLIISYLGWSVGTKKKEEFFSFLGGFRLGGKEKIPKTEGPKINYKILDTSVIIDGRIADICKSGFVEGILLIPGFVLEELRHIADSSDLLKRNRGRRGLDILNKIRKELDVMVKIHEKDYEDIAEVDSKLVRLAQELGAPVITNDFNLNKVAELQGVKVLNINELANAVKPIVLPGEEMVVQVIKDGKEMGQGVGYLDDGTMIVVENGKRYIGQTISVLVTSVLQTAAGRMIFAKPKPFEKKFNGQHALEVNAGV encoded by the coding sequence ATGTTTGAGGGTATTATCCGGGTGGTTATTATGTTAAGCGCTGCTGCCGGGGGAGTTTCTCTCGGATTAATTTTTACAGGATTATGGGTTGATGGTCCTGCGGAAATTAAGTGGGCCTTGTTGGGACTCCTGGGAATTATAACAGGCCTGATAGGGTATAGTTTTGCACCCCGCTTAATCTCCATAGTAGTGCAAACGACCAAATGGTTTGAAAGCAGGTTGCAAAAGACCCCGACTCAGGATATAGTGGGCGGGGCCATTGGTTTGATTATTGGACTTATAATAGCTAATTTATTTGGTGTTTCCATTTACCGTTTGCCCTTGGTAGGCCCATACCTGGCTATTGCCGCAAGTCTAATTATCAGTTATCTTGGATGGAGTGTAGGCACCAAAAAAAAGGAAGAATTCTTTTCTTTTTTAGGAGGCTTTCGTCTGGGGGGTAAGGAAAAAATTCCAAAAACGGAAGGCCCGAAAATCAATTACAAAATTTTGGATACCAGCGTAATTATCGACGGTCGTATCGCCGACATCTGTAAAAGCGGCTTCGTGGAAGGGATTCTCCTGATCCCGGGTTTTGTTTTGGAGGAATTGCGTCACATTGCTGATTCGTCAGATTTGTTAAAACGAAACCGGGGACGGAGGGGTCTGGATATCCTCAATAAAATTCGTAAAGAGCTTGACGTTATGGTCAAAATCCACGAAAAGGATTATGAGGATATTGCCGAAGTGGACAGCAAACTGGTAAGATTGGCTCAGGAATTGGGCGCTCCTGTAATTACCAACGATTTTAATTTAAACAAAGTTGCTGAATTGCAGGGCGTCAAAGTATTGAATATCAATGAGCTGGCGAATGCTGTAAAACCAATTGTGCTTCCCGGCGAGGAAATGGTCGTCCAGGTGATCAAAGATGGCAAGGAAATGGGGCAGGGTGTAGGTTATCTGGATGACGGTACCATGATTGTGGTGGAAAATGGCAAGCGGTATATTGGGCAGACCATCTCCGTTTTGGTAACCAGTGTGCTACAAACAGCCGCGGGTAGAATGATTTTTGCCAAACCTAAACCTTTTGAAAAGAAGTTTAACGGGCAGCATGCACTGGAGGTGAACGCCGGTGTCTAA
- the radA gene encoding DNA repair protein RadA, which yields MTRVKTKFICQECGLETAKWLGKCPGCGSWNTMIEERAVQKSVSLPLAGSVPVLLTEVECSGQERCQIGIPELDRVLGGGLVAGSLVLIGGDPGIGKSTLLLQTAALLGKSGQKTLYVSGEESAGQVKMRAERLGVVSKQLFLVSETNLDYIENFVRDIDPAFLIIDSVQTVFDPALTTAPGSVGQVRECTARLLRIAKGQNRTILLVGHVTKEGNLAGPRVLEHMVDTVLYLEGERHHAFRVLRAVKNRFGSTNEIGVFEMRERGLVQVTNPSQIFLAERPVGATGSLVVACMEGTRPILLEIQALVSGSAFGNPRRLATGLDLNRVLLMIAVLEKKIGLILNNQDVYLNVAGGVKIDEPAVDLGICLALASSFRNQAVDGELLVIGEVGLTGEVRAVNQVEKRILEGAKLGFKKCIVPANNLRYLAKELPLEVAGVNSVGEALEIALGG from the coding sequence GTGACCAGAGTTAAAACCAAGTTTATCTGCCAGGAATGCGGCTTGGAAACGGCAAAATGGCTGGGTAAGTGCCCTGGCTGCGGGTCATGGAACACTATGATAGAAGAAAGAGCAGTACAAAAAAGTGTAAGCCTACCCCTGGCCGGTTCGGTCCCTGTTCTACTCACGGAGGTAGAATGTTCCGGACAGGAAAGATGCCAGATCGGGATTCCGGAGCTGGACAGGGTGCTGGGGGGCGGGTTGGTGGCAGGCTCCCTGGTGCTAATTGGCGGGGATCCGGGGATCGGCAAATCCACCCTGCTTTTGCAAACCGCAGCCCTGTTAGGGAAGAGCGGCCAAAAAACATTGTATGTGTCCGGGGAAGAATCGGCAGGGCAGGTGAAAATGCGGGCAGAACGCCTTGGTGTGGTAAGTAAACAGCTTTTTTTAGTTTCGGAAACAAATCTGGATTACATCGAGAATTTTGTGCGAGATATTGATCCTGCATTTTTAATTATTGATTCGGTACAGACTGTTTTTGATCCGGCTTTAACAACTGCTCCCGGCAGCGTGGGGCAGGTCAGGGAATGTACCGCCAGGCTTTTAAGAATAGCCAAGGGTCAGAACAGGACGATACTGCTGGTAGGGCATGTGACCAAAGAGGGAAACCTGGCGGGCCCAAGGGTGTTGGAACATATGGTGGACACAGTCTTATACCTGGAAGGGGAAAGGCACCATGCTTTCCGTGTCTTGCGTGCGGTCAAAAACCGTTTTGGCTCGACTAATGAAATCGGGGTTTTTGAGATGCGGGAAAGGGGCTTGGTCCAAGTAACAAATCCTTCGCAAATATTTCTGGCGGAAAGGCCCGTTGGTGCAACCGGTTCGCTGGTAGTAGCCTGCATGGAGGGAACAAGGCCGATTTTACTGGAGATTCAGGCGCTGGTTAGCGGCTCTGCCTTTGGCAATCCCCGTCGTTTGGCTACGGGTTTGGACTTGAACAGGGTGCTCTTGATGATTGCCGTGCTGGAGAAAAAAATTGGTTTAATTTTAAACAACCAGGACGTTTATTTAAATGTTGCCGGCGGTGTCAAAATTGATGAGCCTGCGGTGGATTTGGGAATTTGTCTTGCCCTGGCTTCCAGTTTTCGCAATCAGGCTGTGGACGGTGAGCTTCTGGTTATTGGTGAAGTTGGTTTGACGGGTGAAGTCCGGGCAGTTAATCAAGTGGAAAAAAGAATTTTGGAAGGGGCAAAACTCGGCTTTAAGAAATGCATTGTACCCGCAAATAATTTGCGTTACCTGGCAAAAGAGCTGCCGTTAGAAGTCGCAGGAGTAAATTCAGTTGGGGAAGCTTTAGAAATTGCGCTGGGAGGTTAA
- the ispF gene encoding 2-C-methyl-D-erythritol 2,4-cyclodiphosphate synthase, whose protein sequence is MRVGIGYDVHALVPGRRLVLGGVEIPYELGLAGHSDADVLVHAIMDALLGAAGLGDIGRHFPDSDPRFKGISSLLLLEETAQKITAAGFAVNNIDAVLIAEKPRLATFIGTMQANIARVLQVPEHSVNVKATTTEGLGFTGRGEGIAAQAICSLRYK, encoded by the coding sequence ATGAGGGTAGGAATAGGCTATGATGTACACGCCCTGGTGCCGGGGAGGAGGCTGGTGTTGGGTGGGGTCGAGATCCCGTACGAACTGGGACTGGCAGGGCATTCCGATGCAGACGTCCTGGTGCATGCTATTATGGATGCACTCTTGGGGGCTGCCGGCTTGGGAGATATTGGCCGGCATTTTCCTGACAGCGACCCGAGGTTTAAGGGCATTTCCAGCTTGCTGCTGTTGGAAGAAACTGCCCAAAAAATTACTGCTGCCGGGTTTGCTGTCAATAATATAGATGCTGTATTGATAGCAGAGAAACCCCGCCTGGCCACCTTTATCGGGACAATGCAGGCCAATATTGCCCGGGTTTTACAAGTGCCTGAACACAGCGTCAATGTCAAGGCAACTACTACCGAGGGGCTTGGCTTTACCGGTCGGGGCGAGGGAATTGCAGCCCAGGCGATTTGCTCGCTAAGATATAAATAA
- a CDS encoding CtsR family transcriptional regulator: protein MGSLADEIESYIKKALEQNKDGIVELQRNDLAIKFNCAPSQINYVLSTRFTVERGYLVESRRGGGGFVRIVKLSINEEADLYRLINENIGQMASQAVGEGLIARLVEEGFLTEREGLLMKAVIHRDVIQLELPHRDLIRASILRAMLLTLLRDEFQN, encoded by the coding sequence ATGGGTAGTTTAGCCGACGAAATTGAAAGCTATATAAAAAAAGCACTGGAGCAAAACAAGGACGGTATAGTGGAACTACAACGCAATGACCTGGCAATTAAATTCAATTGTGCACCTTCCCAAATAAACTATGTATTGAGCACCCGTTTCACAGTGGAACGGGGTTACTTGGTAGAAAGCAGGAGAGGTGGCGGCGGATTCGTACGCATTGTAAAATTATCCATTAATGAAGAAGCTGATTTGTATCGGTTAATTAATGAGAATATAGGACAAATGGCCTCGCAGGCAGTTGGCGAGGGTTTAATTGCCCGTTTGGTCGAAGAAGGTTTTTTAACCGAGCGGGAAGGCCTGTTAATGAAAGCAGTTATTCACCGGGATGTTATCCAGCTTGAGCTGCCCCATCGAGATCTTATCCGAGCCAGCATTCTTCGAGCTATGCTGTTGACTTTATTACGGGATGAGTTTCAAAACTAA
- a CDS encoding UvrB/UvrC motif-containing protein has protein sequence MLCQECKKRPATVHITKIINNDKTQISLCEECASAYHQQLSSAFEPNFSINKFLAGLLNYDHGIEAGAKTVRNVCPQCGQSYAYFSQTGKLGCDRCYETFEESLVPLLRRVHGTQVHKGKVPKRTGGSIRLRKELQDLKSKLQELIRREEFEEAAKVRDRIRELEKQIEK, from the coding sequence ATGCTCTGTCAAGAATGTAAAAAGAGGCCGGCTACTGTCCATATCACTAAAATAATCAATAACGATAAAACACAAATCAGCCTATGTGAAGAATGTGCCAGCGCGTATCACCAACAGCTGAGTAGTGCGTTTGAACCTAACTTCTCGATAAACAAATTTTTAGCGGGGCTTTTAAATTATGATCACGGAATTGAAGCAGGAGCCAAGACGGTACGCAACGTTTGCCCCCAGTGCGGACAATCTTATGCCTATTTTTCGCAAACTGGAAAACTGGGTTGCGATCGTTGTTATGAAACTTTTGAGGAAAGTCTGGTGCCACTGCTGAGAAGAGTCCACGGAACCCAAGTCCATAAAGGCAAGGTTCCTAAAAGAACCGGAGGAAGCATCCGCTTACGGAAAGAACTGCAGGATTTAAAATCCAAATTACAGGAATTAATCAGAAGAGAAGAATTCGAAGAAGCAGCCAAAGTTAGGGACAGGATCAGAGAACTGGAAAAACAGATCGAAAAATAA
- a CDS encoding CarD family transcriptional regulator: protein MFAIGDKVVYPMHGAGIIEAIEEREVLGEKRKYYIMRLPIGEMKVMVPMDNVGDLGLRQVIDEEGYERVINILQDKKNTMCPNWNRRYRINMEKIKSGNIYEVAEVVRNLSLRDKEKGLSTGEKKMLENARQILISELVLAKNTEEGQVKVLLEKLLA, encoded by the coding sequence ATGTTTGCAATAGGCGACAAGGTAGTGTATCCCATGCATGGAGCAGGAATTATCGAAGCTATTGAGGAAAGAGAGGTACTGGGAGAAAAGCGAAAATATTATATTATGCGCCTACCTATTGGCGAAATGAAGGTTATGGTACCTATGGACAACGTGGGAGATTTGGGGTTGCGGCAGGTTATCGATGAGGAAGGATATGAACGGGTTATAAATATTTTGCAAGACAAGAAAAACACAATGTGTCCTAATTGGAACCGACGTTATAGAATCAACATGGAAAAAATTAAAAGCGGTAATATTTACGAAGTAGCCGAAGTGGTGAGAAATCTTAGCCTTAGGGATAAAGAAAAAGGTCTCTCCACCGGTGAGAAAAAAATGCTGGAGAATGCCCGGCAAATATTGATTAGCGAGCTTGTTTTGGCCAAAAATACTGAAGAGGGGCAGGTTAAAGTTTTGCTGGAAAAACTTTTGGCTTGA
- a CDS encoding ATP-dependent Clp protease ATP-binding subunit — protein sequence MWDRFTERAQRVVRYAQEEAAYLGHPAVGTEHLLLGLLRESDGFAAKALNNLEIDADKIRNEVIKLIGKGEVQAKEIGFTPRAKRVLELSLDEARKMGVNYVGTEHILLGLIREGEGVAARILANFGVTADKVRAQVMGLLSGSVSPNQMSIFFFGGGGDTPGAPLGQAQAPKTAKNRRTSTPTLDQFGRDLTAMAKENKLDPVVGREKEIERVIQVLSRRTKNNPVLIGEPGVGKTAIAEGLAQRIEEKQVPEILFDKRVVTLDMSGLVAGSKYRGEFEERLKKVMEEIRQAGNIILFIDELHTLIGAGAAEGAIDAANILKPALARGEIQCIGATTLDEYRKHIEKDAALERRFQPITVGEPTKEEAVQILKGLRDRYEAHHRVKITDEAIEAAVNLSDRYITDRFLPDKAIDLIDEAASRVRLSVHTAPPELKEVEGQLEEVRKEKEAAIHAQEFEKAAHFRDKEQELKARLEEMQKDWEAKKDTDKSEVTAEDIANIVSSWTGIPVAKLAQEESEKLLKLEETLHNRVIGQDEAVKAVSRAVRRARAGLKDPKRPIGSFIFLGPTGVGKTELARALAESLFGDEEALVRLDMSEYMEKHTVSRLIGAPPGYVGYEEAGQLTEAVRRKPYTVVLLDEIEKAHPEVFNILLQVLEDGRLTDSKGRTVDFRNTVIIMTSNVGASTIKRERALGFKAGGDNNDSYEAMKERVMEELKRTFRPEFLNRIDELIVFHALSREHIKEIVNLMLKDLNNRLKEQGITVEVTDSAKEKLVEEGFHEEYGARPLRRAIQRLIEDQLSDGLIEGKFKLGDTVVADQVDGQLVLNKKA from the coding sequence ATGTGGGATAGATTTACGGAAAGAGCACAAAGGGTCGTCAGATACGCTCAGGAGGAAGCGGCTTACTTAGGGCACCCCGCAGTAGGAACGGAGCATTTGCTGTTGGGACTATTGCGGGAAAGCGACGGCTTTGCAGCCAAGGCATTGAATAATCTGGAAATTGATGCAGACAAAATTAGAAATGAAGTAATTAAATTGATCGGCAAAGGTGAAGTGCAGGCTAAGGAAATCGGTTTTACTCCCAGGGCAAAAAGGGTCTTAGAGCTTTCTTTGGACGAAGCCCGAAAAATGGGAGTCAATTACGTCGGTACAGAGCATATCCTTTTAGGTTTAATCAGGGAGGGAGAAGGTGTTGCTGCCAGGATTTTGGCTAACTTTGGCGTTACTGCCGACAAAGTTAGGGCGCAAGTAATGGGTCTTTTAAGCGGTTCTGTTTCGCCTAATCAAATGAGCATCTTTTTCTTCGGTGGAGGCGGTGATACTCCAGGTGCTCCTTTAGGCCAGGCCCAAGCACCTAAGACTGCCAAAAACAGAAGGACCTCAACTCCCACTCTGGACCAGTTCGGTCGGGATTTGACTGCTATGGCCAAAGAGAATAAGCTCGATCCTGTTGTAGGCAGGGAAAAGGAGATTGAAAGGGTAATCCAAGTTCTAAGTAGAAGAACAAAAAACAACCCGGTTTTAATCGGGGAGCCGGGAGTAGGTAAAACTGCAATTGCTGAGGGCCTGGCCCAGCGGATTGAAGAAAAACAAGTACCGGAGATACTTTTCGACAAACGGGTTGTAACCCTGGATATGTCCGGGTTGGTAGCAGGTTCAAAGTACAGGGGGGAATTTGAAGAACGTCTGAAAAAAGTAATGGAAGAAATTCGCCAGGCGGGCAACATTATTTTGTTCATTGACGAACTCCATACTTTAATTGGAGCCGGCGCTGCTGAAGGTGCAATTGACGCCGCAAATATTCTGAAACCTGCACTGGCCCGAGGGGAAATCCAGTGCATCGGTGCTACCACTTTGGACGAGTACAGAAAACACATCGAAAAGGATGCGGCGCTGGAGCGGCGCTTTCAGCCTATAACCGTGGGTGAGCCTACCAAAGAAGAGGCTGTTCAGATTTTAAAAGGCTTAAGGGACAGGTATGAGGCCCACCATAGGGTTAAAATTACCGATGAAGCTATTGAAGCTGCTGTTAATCTTTCGGACCGATATATCACTGACCGCTTCTTACCCGATAAGGCAATTGATTTAATTGATGAAGCGGCCTCCAGGGTACGGCTGAGCGTGCATACAGCGCCCCCGGAGCTAAAAGAAGTGGAAGGCCAACTGGAAGAAGTCAGAAAAGAGAAAGAAGCTGCAATTCATGCCCAAGAATTTGAAAAAGCCGCCCATTTCAGGGATAAAGAGCAGGAGCTAAAAGCCCGTTTAGAGGAAATGCAAAAAGATTGGGAGGCTAAAAAGGATACCGACAAATCCGAAGTAACTGCGGAGGATATTGCAAATATTGTTTCCAGTTGGACCGGTATTCCTGTAGCCAAGCTTGCCCAGGAGGAAAGCGAAAAGCTTTTGAAGCTGGAGGAAACGCTGCACAATAGGGTCATCGGCCAGGATGAAGCTGTCAAGGCTGTAAGCAGGGCAGTTCGCAGGGCAAGAGCCGGGTTAAAAGATCCCAAGAGGCCAATTGGTTCCTTCATTTTCCTCGGCCCCACAGGTGTGGGAAAAACAGAGCTGGCCAGAGCTTTGGCTGAAAGCCTCTTTGGAGATGAAGAGGCATTGGTGCGGCTTGACATGTCGGAGTACATGGAGAAGCATACTGTTTCCAGGCTGATTGGAGCACCTCCCGGATATGTAGGTTACGAGGAAGCGGGCCAATTAACGGAGGCGGTGCGCAGGAAGCCATATACTGTGGTGCTCCTGGACGAGATTGAAAAAGCCCATCCGGAAGTCTTTAACATTCTGCTGCAAGTATTGGAAGATGGAAGGCTGACAGATTCCAAAGGTAGGACCGTGGATTTCCGGAACACGGTAATCATTATGACCTCCAACGTAGGAGCCAGCACCATTAAACGGGAAAGGGCCCTAGGTTTCAAAGCCGGCGGGGATAACAACGATTCTTACGAAGCTATGAAGGAGCGGGTAATGGAGGAACTGAAACGCACCTTCCGGCCCGAGTTCCTGAACCGCATTGATGAACTGATTGTTTTCCATGCCTTGAGCCGCGAACACATTAAGGAAATCGTAAACCTGATGCTTAAAGATTTAAATAACAGGCTGAAAGAGCAGGGTATTACCGTGGAGGTCACTGATTCGGCCAAAGAAAAACTGGTTGAAGAAGGGTTCCATGAGGAATACGGGGCAAGGCCTTTGCGGAGGGCTATCCAACGGCTCATTGAAGATCAACTTTCCGACGGTTTGATCGAAGGAAAGTTCAAGCTGGGGGACACGGTGGTAGCCGACCAAGTAGATGGACAGTTGGTGTTGAATAAGAAAGCTTAA
- a CDS encoding protein arginine kinase, with the protein MEGSGPHADIVISSRIRLARNLKGIPFPQLLGEQQLMEVAAKIRKAIESPHVAKQLGNLEYISLDALTPLDRQILVEKHLISPQLAEGGGAKAVVLGNEEAISIMVNEEDHLRIQCILPALQLHEAWRIANTVDDALEHELDFAFAERCGYLTSCPTNVGTGLRASVMLHLPGLVLTKQAGKILAALSKVGLTVRGLYGEGSEAVGNLFQVSNQITLGQPEEEIISNLSSVSKQLIEQELAAREALLNEWGLQLEDRVGRAFGTLTNARILSSEEAIGLLSELRLGLDLRLIKDIDPRVINQLMVIIQPASLQKIFGTAMPPQERDVKRAELISTKLREQY; encoded by the coding sequence ATGGAAGGATCAGGGCCCCATGCCGATATAGTGATTTCCAGCCGGATAAGGCTGGCCAGGAACCTTAAAGGCATACCCTTTCCTCAATTGCTTGGGGAACAGCAGTTAATGGAAGTTGCCGCTAAAATAAGGAAGGCTATAGAAAGCCCACATGTTGCTAAACAATTGGGAAACTTGGAATATATTTCGTTGGATGCATTAACGCCTCTGGACAGGCAGATACTAGTTGAAAAGCACTTAATCAGCCCGCAATTGGCAGAGGGTGGCGGAGCAAAGGCGGTGGTTCTGGGAAATGAAGAAGCTATCAGCATCATGGTAAATGAGGAAGACCACCTGCGGATTCAATGCATTTTACCTGCCTTGCAGCTTCATGAGGCATGGCGAATAGCCAATACGGTCGACGATGCTTTGGAACACGAATTGGACTTCGCCTTTGCAGAACGCTGCGGGTATTTAACCAGCTGTCCGACAAACGTCGGCACCGGCCTGCGGGCTTCGGTAATGCTGCATTTGCCAGGGTTGGTTTTAACCAAACAGGCAGGCAAGATCTTGGCTGCGCTCTCTAAAGTGGGTTTAACGGTACGGGGCTTATACGGAGAGGGCAGTGAAGCCGTTGGCAATCTGTTTCAGGTTTCCAACCAAATTACCTTGGGCCAGCCGGAAGAGGAGATAATTTCCAACCTGTCTTCAGTATCAAAGCAGCTGATTGAGCAGGAGCTGGCAGCCCGGGAAGCGTTGCTGAACGAGTGGGGGCTGCAGCTTGAGGACCGGGTGGGCAGGGCTTTCGGTACTCTGACTAATGCCCGCATACTTAGTTCCGAAGAAGCTATCGGTTTGCTGTCGGAACTGCGTTTAGGCCTGGACCTGCGATTAATCAAAGACATTGATCCCCGGGTTATCAACCAGTTAATGGTTATCATTCAACCGGCTAGCCTACAAAAAATATTCGGCACAGCCATGCCGCCCCAAGAGAGGGATGTAAAAAGGGCGGAACTTATTAGTACGAAATTAAGAGAGCAATACTAG
- the gltX gene encoding glutamate--tRNA ligase, translating to MERVRLRFAPSPTGPLHIGGARSALFNYLLAKKAGGDFILRIEDTDLERSSRESEENIKESLRWLGIEWNEGIDVGGGFGPYRQTERLDIYRHYVDKLLEAGLAYRCYCSEEELERERKELMERGQLPRYLGKCRNLSCEQEEEYKRQGRKPVIRFRVPENETIVINDLVRGEVTFESSGIGDFVIVKSDGIPTYNFAVVIDDVTMGITHIIRGEEHLSNTPRQVLLYRALQFKEPQFAHISLILGKDRTKMSKRHGSTSVVNYREAGYLPEALVNFLALLGWSPEGEEEIFSMEQLIQQFSLDRVAKNPAVFDMDKLKWINGYYIRQSSVERITDLAIPYLQEAGLLSGEIDAKRYEWLKKMVSAVKNKIACLSEISEHAAVFFPIRVDIVDDEAKVLVQEEQVPEVMRLLVRKLREAGELTPENVKGILKAITKELNLGGKKVFMPIRIALTGRMHGPELHDLIPLIGVNEVVRRIKQSLQLNLD from the coding sequence GTGGAAAGAGTTCGTTTACGGTTTGCCCCCAGCCCTACTGGGCCGTTACATATAGGGGGTGCCCGTTCGGCATTATTTAATTATTTATTGGCTAAAAAAGCCGGGGGAGATTTTATTTTAAGAATAGAGGATACCGATTTGGAACGTTCCAGTCGGGAATCGGAGGAGAATATCAAGGAATCCCTGCGCTGGCTGGGCATTGAGTGGAACGAAGGAATCGATGTGGGAGGGGGTTTTGGGCCTTACCGCCAGACGGAACGCCTGGATATTTACCGGCACTACGTGGACAAACTGCTGGAAGCCGGGCTGGCTTATCGCTGTTATTGTTCGGAAGAAGAATTGGAGCGTGAGCGGAAAGAGCTGATGGAGAGAGGCCAATTGCCCCGCTACCTGGGAAAATGCCGTAATTTGAGCTGTGAGCAAGAGGAAGAATATAAGAGACAGGGAAGAAAGCCGGTGATCCGTTTCCGGGTTCCCGAAAATGAAACTATTGTTATTAATGACCTGGTGCGGGGGGAAGTAACTTTTGAATCGAGTGGTATCGGTGATTTTGTAATTGTCAAATCCGATGGGATTCCTACCTATAATTTTGCCGTAGTCATTGACGACGTTACCATGGGAATCACCCATATTATCCGGGGAGAGGAGCATCTCTCCAACACTCCCAGGCAGGTTTTGCTTTACCGGGCCCTGCAGTTTAAAGAGCCTCAGTTTGCCCATATTTCTCTGATCCTGGGCAAGGACCGGACCAAAATGAGCAAGCGGCACGGCTCCACTTCCGTTGTGAATTACCGGGAGGCAGGCTATTTGCCGGAAGCGCTGGTCAATTTCCTGGCGCTGCTCGGTTGGTCGCCGGAGGGCGAAGAAGAGATCTTTTCTATGGAGCAACTTATTCAGCAGTTCAGCCTGGACCGGGTGGCTAAAAATCCTGCTGTCTTCGATATGGACAAGCTGAAATGGATTAATGGCTACTACATCAGGCAGAGCTCGGTAGAGCGCATCACGGATTTAGCCATACCTTACTTGCAAGAGGCCGGCCTGCTCTCAGGGGAAATAGATGCTAAGCGCTATGAGTGGCTTAAAAAGATGGTATCTGCGGTTAAAAATAAAATTGCCTGTCTCAGTGAAATTTCCGAACATGCTGCTGTCTTTTTCCCCATCAGGGTTGATATTGTAGATGATGAGGCTAAGGTTTTAGTTCAAGAAGAGCAGGTTCCTGAAGTTATGCGCTTGCTGGTACGCAAACTACGGGAGGCGGGTGAACTTACCCCGGAAAACGTAAAAGGGATCTTGAAAGCAATAACCAAGGAGTTAAACTTGGGCGGGAAAAAAGTGTTTATGCCCATCCGCATTGCGCTGACCGGCCGGATGCACGGGCCCGAATTACATGATCTCATTCCCCTCATTGGTGTGAATGAAGTTGTGAGACGGATAAAGCAGTCACTGCAGCTGAACCTCGATTAA